Proteins encoded within one genomic window of Lysinibacillus louembei:
- a CDS encoding succinate dehydrogenase cytochrome b558 subunit: MSKDREFLWRRLHSLLGIIPVGLFLVFHLSLNFTAVGGEEAYNSATGMMELVPHALLLVMEWVIIYIPLMFHAFYGVYIAFTATNNTSRFSTFRNWAFRLQRMTGIFLVVFIAWHIFQTRIQKALGAEVNFDMMEQIVASPWMLGFYIVGILSATFHLANGIWAFLVSWGITQSPKSQQIATYVTMVIFVILSIMGVAAIVSFV, from the coding sequence TTGTCAAAAGATCGTGAGTTTTTATGGCGCCGCTTACATTCTCTATTAGGGATTATTCCAGTAGGTCTGTTCTTGGTGTTCCACTTATCTTTGAACTTCACTGCAGTTGGTGGTGAAGAAGCTTACAATAGCGCAACTGGAATGATGGAGTTAGTTCCACATGCACTATTATTAGTAATGGAATGGGTAATCATTTATATTCCATTAATGTTCCATGCTTTCTACGGAGTGTATATCGCATTTACAGCAACAAATAATACTTCACGCTTTAGCACTTTCCGTAACTGGGCATTCCGTCTTCAACGTATGACAGGGATTTTCCTAGTAGTCTTCATCGCATGGCATATTTTCCAAACGCGTATCCAAAAGGCGCTTGGTGCGGAAGTCAACTTCGATATGATGGAGCAAATCGTTGCATCACCGTGGATGCTTGGGTTCTATATCGTAGGTATTTTATCTGCAACATTCCACTTAGCAAACGGTATTTGGGCATTTTTAGTGAGCTGGGGTATTACACAATCTCCAAAGTCACAACAAATTGCCACATATGTAACGATGGTCATCTTTGTTATTCTAAGCATTATGGGCGTAGCAGCTATCGTATCATTCGTTTAA
- a CDS encoding YslB family protein gives MESGNTKTIPTFGYEILRDYVLSSILGKHEGDVLYWAGKDIARKFPLFSMEEAATFFKEAGWGALTLEKETKDSRTYLLTGDSDILKFDSRCFRLEAGFLAQQMQHQLGYLTECYDEKNSKKQYVEFHLKTDLKEKI, from the coding sequence ATGGAAAGCGGTAATACAAAGACGATTCCAACGTTTGGCTATGAAATACTACGCGATTATGTACTGTCCTCAATTTTAGGAAAACACGAAGGAGATGTGCTCTATTGGGCAGGCAAAGACATCGCAAGAAAATTCCCCCTGTTTTCAATGGAAGAAGCAGCTACATTTTTCAAAGAGGCTGGCTGGGGTGCATTAACATTAGAAAAAGAAACAAAAGATAGCCGTACATATTTATTGACTGGTGATTCAGACATTTTAAAATTTGATAGCCGCTGCTTCCGCCTTGAAGCAGGCTTTTTAGCACAGCAAATGCAGCATCAGCTAGGTTATTTAACAGAATGCTATGACGAAAAAAATAGCAAAAAGCAATATGTTGAGTTTCATTTAAAAACAGATTTGAAGGAAAAGATATAA
- the trxA gene encoding thioredoxin, whose amino-acid sequence MAIIQATDQNFSQEIANGVVLVDFWATWCGPCKMIAPVLEELDAEIGNDVKIVKVDVDNNQATAAEYQIMSIPSLLLFVDGELKAKTAGFQPKEALIDFIDSNK is encoded by the coding sequence ATGGCAATTATACAAGCGACAGATCAAAACTTTTCACAAGAAATCGCAAACGGCGTAGTTCTTGTAGACTTTTGGGCAACATGGTGCGGACCATGTAAAATGATTGCACCAGTTCTTGAGGAATTAGATGCAGAGATCGGTAATGATGTGAAAATCGTAAAAGTGGATGTTGATAACAACCAAGCGACAGCAGCAGAATACCAAATCATGTCAATCCCATCATTATTATTATTCGTAGATGGCGAATTAAAGGCGAAAACAGCTGGTTTCCAACCGAAAGAAGCATTAATCGACTTTATCGACTCGAACAAATAA
- the uvrC gene encoding excinuclease ABC subunit UvrC, whose translation MNEIIHNKLAILPDEPGCYLMKDRQGTVIYVGKAKILKNRVRSYFSGTHDGKTQRLVSEIEDFEYIVTASNLEALMLELNLIKQYDPKYNVMLTDDKTYPYIKITNEKYPRILTTRKIQKDKAKYFGPYPNAYAANETRKLLDRIYPLRKCAQLPAQVCLYYHLGQCLAPCVKEIEPHIYRDMTEEIAKFLNGDYIEVKQNLERQMLEAAEALQFERAKEFRDQIAHIEAIMQKQKIITKDLSNRDVFGYAVEKGWMCVQVLFVRQGKLIERDVSIFPIYRDPEEEFLTFVGRFYEETKHLKPKEILIPSSIEEALLEQLLDVRVVIPKRGAKKELVDMAMKNAQIGIHEKFQLIERQEVRTVGACEALGEAMGIAAPLRIEAFDNSHMHGADAVSAMVVFIDGKPAKKEYRKYKLREAASHDDYGAMQEVIRRRYSRVLKENLPLPDLIVIDGGKGQMEVAREVIEDELGLYIPIAGLAKDDKHNTSQLLFGEPPIPIELKRTSDSFYLLQRIQDEVHRFAITFLRQQHGTNAIKSALDHIEGVGPKRKQQLLKAFGSVKKIREATVEELTAQRIPQALAEKIYGYFQEQKEQK comes from the coding sequence ATGAATGAAATCATTCACAATAAACTAGCTATTCTACCAGATGAACCAGGCTGTTATTTAATGAAAGACCGCCAAGGGACAGTGATTTATGTTGGTAAGGCAAAAATACTGAAAAACCGTGTGCGCTCTTATTTTTCGGGAACGCATGACGGTAAAACACAGCGTTTAGTTAGCGAAATCGAAGACTTTGAATATATCGTGACAGCATCTAACCTGGAGGCATTAATGCTTGAGTTAAATTTAATCAAGCAATACGATCCAAAGTATAATGTGATGCTAACAGACGATAAAACGTATCCGTATATTAAAATAACGAACGAAAAATATCCACGTATTTTAACGACGCGTAAAATTCAAAAGGATAAAGCGAAATATTTCGGTCCATATCCAAATGCCTATGCAGCTAATGAAACGCGCAAGTTGTTAGATCGCATTTATCCGCTTCGAAAATGTGCACAGTTGCCAGCACAAGTATGCTTATATTATCACTTAGGGCAATGTTTAGCACCTTGTGTGAAAGAAATTGAGCCGCACATTTATCGTGATATGACAGAGGAAATTGCGAAATTTTTAAATGGTGATTATATCGAGGTCAAGCAAAATTTAGAGCGTCAAATGCTAGAAGCAGCAGAAGCCTTACAATTTGAACGAGCAAAGGAGTTTCGCGACCAAATTGCCCATATCGAGGCGATTATGCAAAAGCAAAAAATTATTACGAAGGATTTATCCAATCGTGATGTATTTGGCTATGCGGTAGAAAAGGGCTGGATGTGTGTACAAGTATTATTCGTGCGACAAGGGAAATTAATCGAGCGTGACGTTTCCATTTTCCCGATTTACCGTGACCCAGAGGAGGAATTTTTAACATTCGTTGGGCGCTTTTATGAGGAAACGAAGCATTTGAAGCCAAAGGAAATATTGATTCCTTCATCAATTGAGGAAGCATTACTTGAGCAACTGCTAGATGTACGCGTTGTTATTCCAAAGCGTGGTGCAAAAAAAGAGCTCGTGGATATGGCGATGAAAAATGCCCAAATAGGTATTCATGAAAAATTCCAGTTGATTGAAAGGCAGGAGGTGCGCACTGTAGGCGCTTGTGAGGCGCTTGGGGAGGCGATGGGCATCGCAGCACCTCTTCGTATCGAGGCGTTCGATAATAGCCATATGCACGGTGCAGATGCGGTTTCAGCGATGGTTGTCTTTATTGATGGCAAGCCTGCGAAGAAGGAATATCGTAAATATAAATTGCGTGAAGCAGCGAGCCATGATGATTATGGTGCCATGCAGGAAGTAATTCGCCGCCGCTACAGCCGCGTGTTAAAGGAAAATCTGCCGCTGCCTGATTTAATAGTAATCGATGGTGGGAAAGGGCAAATGGAGGTGGCACGTGAAGTGATTGAGGATGAGCTAGGCTTATATATTCCGATTGCAGGCTTAGCGAAGGATGATAAGCACAATACATCACAGCTGTTATTTGGCGAGCCACCTATACCGATTGAGCTAAAGCGCACAAGCGATAGCTTTTATTTATTGCAACGTATTCAAGATGAGGTGCATCGCTTTGCCATCACCTTCTTACGTCAGCAGCATGGCACGAATGCGATTAAATCTGCGCTTGATCATATTGAAGGCGTAGGGCCGAAGCGTAAGCAACAGCTATTAAAGGCTTTCGGTTCGGTGAAAAAAATCCGTGAAGCAACGGTGGAGGAGCTAACAGCACAGCGCATTCCGCAAGCTTTAGCTGAAAAGATTTACGGATATTTTCAGGAACAAAAAGAGCAAAAATAG
- a CDS encoding GNAT family N-acetyltransferase — translation MNDIMLRPLKSEDFAYVLAWSKDPEFCAASGWEIEREEEELAAWWERCIHINNATFIRVGIEYQNKLIGYTDLAEIHNRQAEIGIAIGDRSLWGRGLGVAVVQQLIQYGMEQLHITTFLAETHATNIRAQKMLEKLGFKEISRIGSELYCGEETALIQYQYNI, via the coding sequence ATGAACGACATAATGCTTAGACCTTTAAAATCAGAAGATTTCGCCTATGTCCTAGCGTGGAGCAAAGACCCAGAGTTTTGTGCAGCAAGCGGCTGGGAAATCGAGAGAGAAGAAGAGGAATTAGCTGCATGGTGGGAACGTTGTATACATATAAACAATGCTACTTTCATAAGGGTGGGTATTGAATATCAAAACAAGCTAATTGGTTACACTGATTTAGCAGAAATACATAACAGGCAAGCAGAAATTGGTATAGCGATTGGTGATCGTAGTTTGTGGGGTAGAGGTCTAGGCGTAGCAGTGGTGCAGCAACTAATTCAATACGGTATGGAGCAATTACATATCACTACATTTTTAGCTGAAACACATGCGACAAATATACGTGCACAAAAAATGCTAGAAAAGCTTGGATTTAAGGAAATTAGCCGCATTGGTAGCGAGCTGTATTGTGGCGAGGAAACCGCACTTATTCAATATCAATATAACATCTGA
- a CDS encoding sigma-70 family RNA polymerase sigma factor, with protein MLTIHDLKEIMNLYTESLIRLAYYYVKDCQAAEDIVQEVFIKMYHHQDKYEERGELKAFLYKMTANKSKDYLKSWSYRKVQLQNKIFPFDSKIDLDELVRKEEETIVGEAILELPLKQREVLIYFYFNEMNIKDIASILTIPESTVKTRLRRGKELLKNKLKDIQWEVLLNE; from the coding sequence TTGTTAACTATTCATGACTTAAAAGAAATAATGAATCTATATACAGAATCCTTAATACGATTAGCTTATTATTATGTAAAGGATTGCCAAGCAGCTGAGGATATTGTTCAAGAAGTATTTATAAAGATGTATCACCATCAAGATAAATATGAAGAACGGGGAGAGCTAAAAGCTTTTTTATATAAAATGACAGCTAATAAAAGTAAAGATTATTTAAAGAGCTGGTCTTATCGCAAAGTACAACTACAAAATAAAATTTTCCCTTTCGATAGTAAAATAGATTTAGATGAACTGGTAAGAAAAGAGGAAGAAACCATAGTAGGAGAGGCAATTCTTGAATTACCATTAAAACAAAGAGAGGTACTCATTTATTTTTATTTTAATGAAATGAATATTAAAGATATAGCCAGTATTTTGACTATTCCAGAAAGTACGGTAAAAACGCGATTAAGAAGAGGCAAAGAACTATTGAAAAATAAATTGAAAGATATTCAATGGGAGGTGCTTTTAAATGAATAA